One part of the Carassius gibelio isolate Cgi1373 ecotype wild population from Czech Republic chromosome B6, carGib1.2-hapl.c, whole genome shotgun sequence genome encodes these proteins:
- the tns2b gene encoding tensin-2 isoform X2 yields MGCVFSKQRWVKERNPQPLDPPKTRDLTEDAEILSLTEMGKMGSHSFKERNFKKKHHCVVCSQAFDSHGMYCRECKTAVHKKCEEKVSVPCEVISDPPPFQNQMTIPPRRDKMESVMEKLMGSHYDFDLTYITERIISVLYLSDLEEQRYSSNLKEVVAMLKSKHQDKFLLINLSEKRHDICKLNPKVEEFGWPDLHAPSLDKICAVCKTMENWLNSDPQNVVVLHCKGNKGKTGVIVAAYLHYSKISAGADQALSTVAMSKFCEDKISSSLQPSQNRYIYYFAGLLSGAIKMNSSPLFLHKIHIPALLNYQSAGGYSPFLKIYQSLQLVYSSGKYDIQSPNSKILCVNIEPALLLKGDILVKCYHRLSDVCKRECVFRVQFHTCSVHGSQLAFGKGELDHACTDDRFPADATVELLFSSGPQRRGGEVQGNDPGISVDYGTADPIVRWDSYENFNLHHEDSVEDICHTRGPLDGSLYAQVKKRRAPGSSPSGCPTSIQTSTHSPSHSSSTPPIHVSIQPLSLSKDTICSSAPPKSLSPPLREKREKDEDRERHRETAILDDGDCSPVRPDRPVQSCYARPYSHTHSFCDPDLTSLHALAQTPHPKHHTLPCSRTAPLPVRDLCVSQPDILWERGRCLHHPCPETIRHMYSYPTQETHLYSPLSHSQSSRSQTLPVQTRAFYSGEACPVVHYSALPQGHAHAHIPPTLTPNQSLVSSPYRELRYSTTQPTSCSCRDCSRLREDVALHSLRCRELEAIPWSREAEFGIRREGPMHWRDGRAESHWEGVQEAEYWRRKLAMSPVSSSYGHCHTVPKQDQPVYVSDAQPEHITPLSPYPSPQSSGYHSPHPPCPCSPQPLRESPGYASISHSPNSSPIAITPSPKRANHNNASAEESQHGINDGRIKVLDANKSHNEALSPHRRSVEVGEPMKSKALEDETFPGSLIPVVSAVSGAEENMKKTPITESTSNTTLIINPPSSKVVDSVQVQTHNPRLLNTSIPESEQEKAERPSSCYTSTSTSTSPQPPLCSSERSSASEFPSFNINAERQSMTTLTDCNEESSNSDLTASSPDPDGYITPTFPIASYSYPLLTVPHVPYTGYTEITIPASLPQPPLPEKQRSSPLHNVSDCTGTSSIKSAGKPSTSSAQFHVSFSTNTNELPPASKCKVTPSSGVEEPENRLSSKFVQDSSKYWYKPGISRDQAIAVLKDKEPGCFLIRDSNSFQGAYGLALKVSTPPAHASNHGEKGNPQEQLVRHFLIESGPKGVKIKGCQNETYFGSLSALVYQHSITPVSLPCVLRIPDRDFVGELQELQSGTNTSTAADLLKQGAACNVLYLNSVETESLTGPQAVSKATKCTLTQDPRPSPTVVHFKVSTQGITLTDNQRRLFFRRHYPIHSVTFSSVDPLDQRMFGFVARRSGGLGNVCHLFAELDPEQPASAIVNFINKVMLGPQQLRK; encoded by the exons atGGGGAAGATGGGTTCACACTCCTTTAAAGAGAGGAACTTCAAGAAGAAACACCACTGTGTTGTCTGCAGTCAAGCTTTCGACAGCCATGGCATGTATTGCAGAG AGTGTAAAACTGCAGTTCATAAGAAATGCGAGGAAAAG GTCTCTGTCCCTTGTGAAGTTATCTCAGATCCA CCCCCATTTCAAAACCAGATGACCATTCCTCCCAG GAGAGACAAAATGGAGAGTGTTATGGAGAAATTGATGGGCAGTCATTATGACTTCGACCTGACCTACATAACTGAGCGTATCATCTCTGTCCTCTATCTGTCTGACCTGGAAGAACAGCGTTACAGCTCTAACCTTAAGGAAGTGGTGGCCATGCTGAAATCTAAACATCAAGACAAGTTCTTG CTTATAAATCTGTCAGAGAAACGCCATGACATCTGCAAGCTAAATCCAAAG GTTGAGGAGTTTGGATGGCCTGATCTACATGCCCCGTCCCTTGATAAAATATGTGCTGTGTGCAAAACCATGGAGAACTGGCTTAACTCTGACCCCCAGAATGTGGTTGTACTGCACTGCAAG GGCAACAAAGGAAAAACAGGGGTGATTGTGGCAGCTTACTTGCATTATAGCAAGATATCAGCTgg gGCAGATCAGGCTCTCTCGACAGTTgctatgagcaaattttgtgagGATAAAATCTCTTCCTCTCTCCAGCCATCTCAGAACAG atatatatattattttgccgGTCTTCTCTCGGGTGCAATAAAAATGAACAGCTCCCCTCTGTTCCTGCATAAAATTCATATTCCAGCTTTGCTCAACTACCAGTCAGCAGGAG GTTACTCTCCCTTTTTGAAGATCTATCAGTCATTGCAGCTGGTCTATTCTTCAGGCAAATA tgataTTCAGAGCCCTAACAGTAAGATTCTGTGTGTGAATATTGAACCAGCTCTACTGCTGAAGGGAGACATCCTG GTGAAGTGCTATCACCGTCTCTCagatgtgtgtaagagagagtgtgtgttcagAGTCCAGTTTCACACCTGTAGTGTTCATGGGTCTCAGCTTGCTTTTGGCAAAGGAGAACTTGACCATGCTTGCACAG ATGACCGTTTCCCTGCAGATGCTACAGTGGAGTTGCTGTTTTCTTCTGGCCCGCAAAGAAGAG gtGGAGAGGTACAGGGAAATGACCCGGGTATATCTGTGGATTACGGCACTGCAGATCCTATTGTGCGTTGGGACTCATATGAAAACTTTAACCTTCACCATGAGGATAGTGTTGAGG ATATCTGTCACACACGTGGGCCTTTGGACGGTAGTCTGTATGCTCAAGTGAAGAAGCGTCGAGCACCAGGCTCCAGTCCCAGCGGATGCCCGACTTCCATCCAAACCTCCACACATTCACCCAGTCATTCCTCCTCTACTCCTCCCATTCATGTCTCCATCCAGCCTCTCTCACTCAGCAAAGACACAATTTGCTCCTCAGCACCACCCAAATCCCTCTCTCCACCCttaagagaaaaaagagagaaggaTGAAGACAGGGAAAGACACAGAGAAACCGCAATTCTTGACGATGGCGACTGCTCCCCCGTGAGACCGGATCGGCCCGTTCAGTCTTGTTATGCTCGCCCGTATTCCCATACTCATTCATTCTGTGATCCAGACCTGACCAGCCTGCATGCACTTGCACAAACACCCCATCCCAAACACCACACCCTTCCCTGCAGCCGCACTGCCCCACTGCCAGTACGAGACTTGTGTGTATCCCAGCCTGATATTTTATGGGAGAGAGGGCGATGTCTGCACCATCCCTGCCCAGAAACAATCAGGCACATGTACTCATATCCCACTCAAGAAACCCACCTTTATTCGCCACTTTCCCACTCACAGTCCTCCCGTTCCCAGACACTTCCTGTACAGACACGTGCATTCTACTCTGGGGAAGCATGTCCTGTGGTTCATTACTCCGCCCTCCCTCAAGGCCACGCCCACGCCCACATCCCGCCTACCCTAACCCCTAATCAGTCACTGGTCTCCAGTCCATACCGAGAATTACGTTACAGCACGACTCAACCAACATCATGCTCCTGCAGGGACTGTTCTCGCTTACGAGAGGACGTTGCCCTCCATTCTTTACGATGTAGAGAATTAGAAGCTATTCCTTGGTCTAGAGAGGCAGAGTTTGGGATTAGGAGGGAGGGACCTATGCACTGGAGGGATGGAAGGGCGGAGTCTCATTGGGAGGGAGTTCAAGAGGCGGAATACTGGCGACGCAAACTAGCAATGTCACCAGTATCTTCATCATACGGACATTGCCACACTGTCCCAAAACAAGACCAACCTGTATATGTTTCAGATGCTCAACCTGAACATATTACACCACTCAGTCCATATCCCAGCCCCCAAAGCAGTGGCTACCACAGCCCTCATCCACCCTGTCCTTGCTCTCCACAACCACTCAGAGAGAGTCCTGGATACGCCTCCATCAGTCATTCCCCAAACTCCTCCCCCATTGCGATCACTCCATCTCCTAAACGAGCCAATCACAACAATGCTTCAGCTGAAGAGAGTCAGCATGGCATTAACG ATGGACGTATTAAGGTTTTAGATGCTAATAAAAGTCACAACGAGGCCCTTTCTCCTCACAG GAGATCAGTGGAGGTGGGAGAACCAATGAAAAGCAAAGCTCTGGAAGATGAAACTTTCCCTGGGTCTCTGATCCCTGTTGTCTCGGCTGTCAGTGGAGCAGAGGAAAATATGAAGAAAACACCCATCACAGAATCTACATCTAACACCACCCTCATTATTAACCCACCGTCATCCAAGGTTGTGGACTCAGTGCAGGTACAAACCCACAACCCCAGACTTCTCAACACCAGCATCCCAGAATCAGAACAGGAAAAAGCGGAGCGCCCCAGCTCATGCTACACCTCAACTTCAACCTCAACAAGTCCTCAACCACCTCTTTGTTCTTCAGAGAGAAGCTCTGCCTCTGAATTCCCTTCATTTAACATAAATGCTGAAAGGCAAAGCATGACAACCTTAACTGACTGTAATGAGGAAAGCAGCAACAGTGACCTGACAGCATCGTCCCCTGACCCTGACGGCTACATCACACCCACATTTCCTATAGCATCATACAGCTACCCTCTTCTGACGGTGCCTCATGTACCGTACACAGGCTACACTGAGATCACCATCCCAGCTTCCCTACCCCAACCTCCTCTCCCTGAAAAACAACGCTCATCCCCCCTTCACAATGTGTCTGATTGTACTGGCACTTCCTCAATAAAATCAGCTGGAAAGCCTTCTACTTCCTCTGCCCAGTTCCATGTGTCCTTCTCCACTAATACGAATGAATTGCCTCCTGCATCTAAATGCAAAGTAACCCCCTCTAGTGGCGTGGAGGAGCCAGAGAACCGCCTCAGCTCTAAGTTTGTCCAAGATAGCTCCAAGTACTGGTACAAACCTGGCATCTCCAGAGACCAGG CCATTGCAGTATTAAAAGATAAGGAGCCTGGCTGCTTCCTCATTAGGGATAGTAATTCATTCCAAGGCGCATATGGATTGGCCCTGAAAGTCAGCACACCTCCAGCCCACGCTAGTAACCATGGAGAGAAGGGCAACCCGCAGGAGCAGCTTGTTAGGCACTTCCTGATTGAGAGCGGTCCTAAAGGAGTGAAGATCAAAGGCTGTCAAAATGAAACATATTTTG GCTCCCTCTCTGCTCTGGTCTATCAACACTCCATTACTCCTGTGTCTCTTCCTTGTGTTCTACGTATCCCAGATAGAG ATTTTGTAGGAGAATTGCAAGAGTTGCAAAGTGGAACTAATACCAGCACAGCTGCAGACCTATTAAAACAGGGGGCAG CTTGTAATGTTCTCTACCTAAACTCAGTGGAAACGGAGTCTTTGACTGGCCCGCAAGCCGTCTCCAAAGCAACCAAGTGCACTTTGACCCAGGACCCTCGTCCTTCACCAACAGTCGTCCACTTCAAAGTGTCCACACAGGGCATCACCCTCACTGATAACCAGCGCAG acTGTTTTTCAGGCGACATTACCCTATTCATAGTGTGACTTTCAGCAGTGTGGATCCACTGGATCAAAG GATGTTTGGATTTGTTGCACGGCGCAGCGGTGGTTTGGGAAACGTGTGTCACCTGTTTGCAGAGCTGGACCCAGAGCAGCCAGCCTCGGCCATTGTGAACTTCATCAATAAAGTCATGCTGGGACCTCAACAGCTGCGAAAATGA
- the tns2b gene encoding tensin-2 isoform X1, whose amino-acid sequence MGCVFSKQRWVKERNPQPLDPPKTRDLTEDAEILSLTEMGKMGSHSFKERNFKKKHHCVVCSQAFDSHGMYCRECKTAVHKKCEEKVSVPCEVISDPPPFQNQMTIPPRRDKMESVMEKLMGSHYDFDLTYITERIISVLYLSDLEEQRYSSNLKEVVAMLKSKHQDKFLLINLSEKRHDICKLNPKVEEFGWPDLHAPSLDKICAVCKTMENWLNSDPQNVVVLHCKGNKGKTGVIVAAYLHYSKISAGADQALSTVAMSKFCEDKISSSLQPSQNRYIYYFAGLLSGAIKMNSSPLFLHKIHIPALLNYQSAGGYSPFLKIYQSLQLVYSSGKYDIQSPNSKILCVNIEPALLLKGDILVKCYHRLSDVCKRECVFRVQFHTCSVHGSQLAFGKGELDHACTDDRFPADATVELLFSSGPQRRGGEVQGNDPGISVDYGTADPIVRWDSYENFNLHHEDSVEDICHTRGPLDGSLYAQVKKRRAPGSSPSGCPTSIQTSTHSPSHSSSTPPIHVSIQPLSLSKDTICSSAPPKSLSPPLREKREKDEDRERHRETAILDDGDCSPVRPDRPVQSCYARPYSHTHSFCDPDLTSLHALAQTPHPKHHTLPCSRTAPLPVRDLCVSQPDILWERGRCLHHPCPETIRHMYSYPTQETHLYSPLSHSQSSRSQTLPVQTRAFYSGEACPVVHYSALPQGHAHAHIPPTLTPNQSLVSSPYRELRYSTTQPTSCSCRDCSRLREDVALHSLRCRELEAIPWSREAEFGIRREGPMHWRDGRAESHWEGVQEAEYWRRKLAMSPVSSSYGHCHTVPKQDQPVYVSDAQPEHITPLSPYPSPQSSGYHSPHPPCPCSPQPLRESPGYASISHSPNSSPIAITPSPKRANHNNASAEESQHGINDGRIKVLDANKSHNEALSPHRRSVEVGEPMKSKALEDETFPGSLIPVVSAVSGAEENMKKTPITESTSNTTLIINPPSSKVVDSVQVQTHNPRLLNTSIPESEQEKAERPSSCYTSTSTSTSPQPPLCSSERSSASEFPSFNINAERQSMTTLTDCNEESSNSDLTASSPDPDGYITPTFPIASYSYPLLTVPHVPYTGYTEITIPASLPQPPLPEKQRSSPLHNVSDCTGTSSIKSAGKPSTSSAQFHVSFSTNTNELPPASKCKVTPSSGVEEPENRLSSKFVQDSSKYWYKPGISRDQAIAVLKDKEPGCFLIRDSNSFQGAYGLALKVSTPPAHASNHGEKGNPQEQLVRHFLIESGPKGVKIKGCQNETYFGSLSALVYQHSITPVSLPCVLRIPDRDFVGELQELQSGTNTSTAADLLKQGAACNVLYLNSVETESLTGPQAVSKATKCTLTQDPRPSPTVVHFKVSTQGITLTDNQRRLFFRRHYPIHSVTFSSVDPLDQRWIDADNTSCKMFGFVARRSGGLGNVCHLFAELDPEQPASAIVNFINKVMLGPQQLRK is encoded by the exons atGGGGAAGATGGGTTCACACTCCTTTAAAGAGAGGAACTTCAAGAAGAAACACCACTGTGTTGTCTGCAGTCAAGCTTTCGACAGCCATGGCATGTATTGCAGAG AGTGTAAAACTGCAGTTCATAAGAAATGCGAGGAAAAG GTCTCTGTCCCTTGTGAAGTTATCTCAGATCCA CCCCCATTTCAAAACCAGATGACCATTCCTCCCAG GAGAGACAAAATGGAGAGTGTTATGGAGAAATTGATGGGCAGTCATTATGACTTCGACCTGACCTACATAACTGAGCGTATCATCTCTGTCCTCTATCTGTCTGACCTGGAAGAACAGCGTTACAGCTCTAACCTTAAGGAAGTGGTGGCCATGCTGAAATCTAAACATCAAGACAAGTTCTTG CTTATAAATCTGTCAGAGAAACGCCATGACATCTGCAAGCTAAATCCAAAG GTTGAGGAGTTTGGATGGCCTGATCTACATGCCCCGTCCCTTGATAAAATATGTGCTGTGTGCAAAACCATGGAGAACTGGCTTAACTCTGACCCCCAGAATGTGGTTGTACTGCACTGCAAG GGCAACAAAGGAAAAACAGGGGTGATTGTGGCAGCTTACTTGCATTATAGCAAGATATCAGCTgg gGCAGATCAGGCTCTCTCGACAGTTgctatgagcaaattttgtgagGATAAAATCTCTTCCTCTCTCCAGCCATCTCAGAACAG atatatatattattttgccgGTCTTCTCTCGGGTGCAATAAAAATGAACAGCTCCCCTCTGTTCCTGCATAAAATTCATATTCCAGCTTTGCTCAACTACCAGTCAGCAGGAG GTTACTCTCCCTTTTTGAAGATCTATCAGTCATTGCAGCTGGTCTATTCTTCAGGCAAATA tgataTTCAGAGCCCTAACAGTAAGATTCTGTGTGTGAATATTGAACCAGCTCTACTGCTGAAGGGAGACATCCTG GTGAAGTGCTATCACCGTCTCTCagatgtgtgtaagagagagtgtgtgttcagAGTCCAGTTTCACACCTGTAGTGTTCATGGGTCTCAGCTTGCTTTTGGCAAAGGAGAACTTGACCATGCTTGCACAG ATGACCGTTTCCCTGCAGATGCTACAGTGGAGTTGCTGTTTTCTTCTGGCCCGCAAAGAAGAG gtGGAGAGGTACAGGGAAATGACCCGGGTATATCTGTGGATTACGGCACTGCAGATCCTATTGTGCGTTGGGACTCATATGAAAACTTTAACCTTCACCATGAGGATAGTGTTGAGG ATATCTGTCACACACGTGGGCCTTTGGACGGTAGTCTGTATGCTCAAGTGAAGAAGCGTCGAGCACCAGGCTCCAGTCCCAGCGGATGCCCGACTTCCATCCAAACCTCCACACATTCACCCAGTCATTCCTCCTCTACTCCTCCCATTCATGTCTCCATCCAGCCTCTCTCACTCAGCAAAGACACAATTTGCTCCTCAGCACCACCCAAATCCCTCTCTCCACCCttaagagaaaaaagagagaaggaTGAAGACAGGGAAAGACACAGAGAAACCGCAATTCTTGACGATGGCGACTGCTCCCCCGTGAGACCGGATCGGCCCGTTCAGTCTTGTTATGCTCGCCCGTATTCCCATACTCATTCATTCTGTGATCCAGACCTGACCAGCCTGCATGCACTTGCACAAACACCCCATCCCAAACACCACACCCTTCCCTGCAGCCGCACTGCCCCACTGCCAGTACGAGACTTGTGTGTATCCCAGCCTGATATTTTATGGGAGAGAGGGCGATGTCTGCACCATCCCTGCCCAGAAACAATCAGGCACATGTACTCATATCCCACTCAAGAAACCCACCTTTATTCGCCACTTTCCCACTCACAGTCCTCCCGTTCCCAGACACTTCCTGTACAGACACGTGCATTCTACTCTGGGGAAGCATGTCCTGTGGTTCATTACTCCGCCCTCCCTCAAGGCCACGCCCACGCCCACATCCCGCCTACCCTAACCCCTAATCAGTCACTGGTCTCCAGTCCATACCGAGAATTACGTTACAGCACGACTCAACCAACATCATGCTCCTGCAGGGACTGTTCTCGCTTACGAGAGGACGTTGCCCTCCATTCTTTACGATGTAGAGAATTAGAAGCTATTCCTTGGTCTAGAGAGGCAGAGTTTGGGATTAGGAGGGAGGGACCTATGCACTGGAGGGATGGAAGGGCGGAGTCTCATTGGGAGGGAGTTCAAGAGGCGGAATACTGGCGACGCAAACTAGCAATGTCACCAGTATCTTCATCATACGGACATTGCCACACTGTCCCAAAACAAGACCAACCTGTATATGTTTCAGATGCTCAACCTGAACATATTACACCACTCAGTCCATATCCCAGCCCCCAAAGCAGTGGCTACCACAGCCCTCATCCACCCTGTCCTTGCTCTCCACAACCACTCAGAGAGAGTCCTGGATACGCCTCCATCAGTCATTCCCCAAACTCCTCCCCCATTGCGATCACTCCATCTCCTAAACGAGCCAATCACAACAATGCTTCAGCTGAAGAGAGTCAGCATGGCATTAACG ATGGACGTATTAAGGTTTTAGATGCTAATAAAAGTCACAACGAGGCCCTTTCTCCTCACAG GAGATCAGTGGAGGTGGGAGAACCAATGAAAAGCAAAGCTCTGGAAGATGAAACTTTCCCTGGGTCTCTGATCCCTGTTGTCTCGGCTGTCAGTGGAGCAGAGGAAAATATGAAGAAAACACCCATCACAGAATCTACATCTAACACCACCCTCATTATTAACCCACCGTCATCCAAGGTTGTGGACTCAGTGCAGGTACAAACCCACAACCCCAGACTTCTCAACACCAGCATCCCAGAATCAGAACAGGAAAAAGCGGAGCGCCCCAGCTCATGCTACACCTCAACTTCAACCTCAACAAGTCCTCAACCACCTCTTTGTTCTTCAGAGAGAAGCTCTGCCTCTGAATTCCCTTCATTTAACATAAATGCTGAAAGGCAAAGCATGACAACCTTAACTGACTGTAATGAGGAAAGCAGCAACAGTGACCTGACAGCATCGTCCCCTGACCCTGACGGCTACATCACACCCACATTTCCTATAGCATCATACAGCTACCCTCTTCTGACGGTGCCTCATGTACCGTACACAGGCTACACTGAGATCACCATCCCAGCTTCCCTACCCCAACCTCCTCTCCCTGAAAAACAACGCTCATCCCCCCTTCACAATGTGTCTGATTGTACTGGCACTTCCTCAATAAAATCAGCTGGAAAGCCTTCTACTTCCTCTGCCCAGTTCCATGTGTCCTTCTCCACTAATACGAATGAATTGCCTCCTGCATCTAAATGCAAAGTAACCCCCTCTAGTGGCGTGGAGGAGCCAGAGAACCGCCTCAGCTCTAAGTTTGTCCAAGATAGCTCCAAGTACTGGTACAAACCTGGCATCTCCAGAGACCAGG CCATTGCAGTATTAAAAGATAAGGAGCCTGGCTGCTTCCTCATTAGGGATAGTAATTCATTCCAAGGCGCATATGGATTGGCCCTGAAAGTCAGCACACCTCCAGCCCACGCTAGTAACCATGGAGAGAAGGGCAACCCGCAGGAGCAGCTTGTTAGGCACTTCCTGATTGAGAGCGGTCCTAAAGGAGTGAAGATCAAAGGCTGTCAAAATGAAACATATTTTG GCTCCCTCTCTGCTCTGGTCTATCAACACTCCATTACTCCTGTGTCTCTTCCTTGTGTTCTACGTATCCCAGATAGAG ATTTTGTAGGAGAATTGCAAGAGTTGCAAAGTGGAACTAATACCAGCACAGCTGCAGACCTATTAAAACAGGGGGCAG CTTGTAATGTTCTCTACCTAAACTCAGTGGAAACGGAGTCTTTGACTGGCCCGCAAGCCGTCTCCAAAGCAACCAAGTGCACTTTGACCCAGGACCCTCGTCCTTCACCAACAGTCGTCCACTTCAAAGTGTCCACACAGGGCATCACCCTCACTGATAACCAGCGCAG acTGTTTTTCAGGCGACATTACCCTATTCATAGTGTGACTTTCAGCAGTGTGGATCCACTGGATCAAAG GTGGATTGATGCTGATAACACTTCCTGCAA GATGTTTGGATTTGTTGCACGGCGCAGCGGTGGTTTGGGAAACGTGTGTCACCTGTTTGCAGAGCTGGACCCAGAGCAGCCAGCCTCGGCCATTGTGAACTTCATCAATAAAGTCATGCTGGGACCTCAACAGCTGCGAAAATGA